The Solibacillus isronensis genome contains a region encoding:
- a CDS encoding DUF47 domain-containing protein, with amino-acid sequence MFSSKKQDPFFSALLKIAENMREGIHYANDFRIETVADLKEISIRMKQYETAGDKLIHELIVMLNKSFMTPIEREDILSLAIRMDDVLDGAEGTIAHFEMFSLTEIDESMRDFLAYIAKSTDEIVKAMELLNKKDLVGMRQHAILIKDYERECDEVLRSSIKKLFLNEKDPIRLIKFKDIYEQLEEIADYCQTVANTIETIIMRNA; translated from the coding sequence ATGTTTAGTTCAAAGAAGCAAGATCCGTTTTTTTCAGCCTTATTGAAAATTGCTGAAAATATGCGTGAAGGTATCCATTATGCAAATGATTTCCGCATTGAAACGGTTGCAGACTTAAAGGAAATTAGCATTCGTATGAAGCAATACGAAACAGCAGGTGATAAATTAATTCATGAATTAATTGTCATGCTTAATAAATCATTTATGACGCCAATTGAGCGTGAAGATATTTTATCATTAGCAATTCGTATGGATGATGTGTTAGATGGTGCAGAAGGTACGATTGCACATTTCGAAATGTTTTCATTAACAGAAATCGATGAATCGATGCGCGATTTCCTAGCATATATTGCCAAATCTACTGATGAAATCGTTAAAGCGATGGAACTATTAAACAAAAAAGATCTTGTTGGGATGCGTCAACACGCAATTTTAATTAAAGATTATGAGCGTGAATGTGATGAAGTTTTACGTTCTTCTATTAAAAAGCTGTTTTTAAACGAAAAAGATCCTATTCGTCTAATTAAATTCAAAGATATTTATGAACAGTTAGAAGAAATTGCCGACTACTGTCAAACAGTTGCTAATACAATCGAAACAATTATTATGCGTAATGCGTAA
- a CDS encoding ABC transporter permease, translating into MRLWMLVVATIVLSFLSLFIGAIDIKPSDLLDWDSDKMQIFLMSRVPRLMAIILAGAGMGISGLIMQSLSRNKFVSPTTSGTLDAAKLGIVVSMIFFTSVGYMEKILFSFTFALIGMMVFMRLLESIKFKDVIFVPLIGIMYGNIIGAISTFLAYEADVLQSVDTFFLGSFTLVVSGRYELLYVAVPAIFLAYLYANKFTVAGMGEDFAKNLGLSYRTVLNLGLVLVAIISTTVVLTVGIIPFLGLIVPNLVSLYMGDNLRKTIPHTIFLGAAFLLMCDILSRLIVYPFEIPVNTTVAVIGSAIFLVMLFRGKAYAKK; encoded by the coding sequence ATGAGACTTTGGATGCTCGTAGTAGCGACCATCGTCCTGTCCTTTTTATCATTGTTTATCGGAGCTATCGACATTAAGCCATCTGATTTATTAGATTGGGATTCAGATAAAATGCAAATTTTCTTAATGAGTCGAGTACCGCGATTAATGGCAATTATACTTGCCGGGGCAGGGATGGGTATTTCTGGATTAATTATGCAAAGCTTAAGCCGTAACAAATTCGTATCGCCGACAACATCTGGTACGCTCGATGCGGCAAAGCTAGGTATCGTTGTATCAATGATATTTTTCACAAGTGTAGGATATATGGAGAAGATTCTCTTCAGTTTTACATTTGCACTCATCGGTATGATGGTTTTCATGCGTCTTCTTGAAAGCATTAAATTCAAGGACGTTATTTTTGTGCCCCTTATCGGGATTATGTATGGAAATATTATTGGTGCCATTTCAACATTTCTTGCGTATGAAGCAGATGTGTTACAAAGTGTGGATACATTCTTTCTAGGGAGCTTTACGCTTGTTGTATCAGGTCGCTATGAATTGCTTTATGTAGCAGTACCTGCAATTTTCCTAGCGTACTTATATGCCAATAAGTTTACAGTGGCTGGTATGGGTGAAGATTTTGCCAAAAATCTTGGCTTAAGCTATCGTACCGTATTGAATCTTGGTTTAGTACTGGTAGCGATTATATCCACTACAGTTGTCTTGACGGTAGGAATTATACCTTTCCTCGGGTTAATCGTACCGAACTTGGTTTCATTATATATGGGGGACAATTTACGTAAAACAATTCCACATACTATTTTCTTAGGTGCAGCATTCCTATTAATGTGTGATATTTTAAGTCGTTTAATAGTATACCCGTTTGAAATACCAGTAAACACAACTGTTGCGGTAATCGGCAGTGCAATCTTCTTAGTAATGTTGTTTAGGGGGAAAGCATATGCGAAAAAATAG
- a CDS encoding iron ABC transporter ATP-binding protein, whose protein sequence is MIEIKGLSKSFGKKPVVEDVSLTIQPKAITSFIGPNGAGKSTLLSMVSRLLDADTGEVFLDQSDVKKMKSNDFAKRVAILRQSNHLNVRLTVRELVSFGRYPYSKGRLTPEDEQHIDRAIEYMTLGDMEHKFLDELSGGQKQRAFISMVIAQDTEYILLDEPLNNLDMKHSVQIMKILRKLVDELGKTVVIVLHDINFASVYSDRIVALKDGRLVKDGPTNEIINSEALREVYDMHIPVQEQDGCRICVYFNSHS, encoded by the coding sequence ATGATTGAAATTAAAGGGCTTTCTAAAAGCTTTGGAAAAAAACCGGTCGTTGAGGATGTCTCATTAACTATACAGCCAAAAGCAATCACTTCATTTATCGGACCGAATGGAGCAGGTAAATCAACATTATTATCAATGGTAAGTCGATTGCTTGATGCAGATACAGGTGAAGTATTTTTAGATCAAAGTGATGTTAAAAAAATGAAGTCCAATGATTTTGCGAAACGTGTTGCAATTTTACGTCAGTCAAATCATTTAAATGTGCGTTTAACAGTTCGTGAGCTTGTATCATTTGGTCGTTATCCATACTCAAAAGGTCGTTTGACTCCGGAAGATGAACAGCATATTGACCGTGCGATTGAATATATGACATTAGGTGATATGGAGCATAAGTTTTTGGATGAACTATCTGGTGGTCAAAAGCAGCGTGCCTTTATCTCGATGGTAATTGCTCAGGATACGGAATATATTTTATTGGATGAGCCATTAAACAACTTAGATATGAAGCATTCTGTTCAGATTATGAAAATTTTACGCAAGCTTGTTGATGAATTAGGCAAAACAGTAGTAATTGTTTTGCATGATATTAACTTTGCTTCCGTGTATTCAGATCGCATCGTCGCATTAAAAGATGGTCGCCTTGTAAAAGATGGCCCAACAAATGAGATTATTAACTCAGAAGCATTACGAGAAGTATATGATATGCATATTCCTGTGCAAGAACAAGATGGATGTCGAATTTGCGTATACTTTAATTCACATAGTTAA
- the hflX gene encoding GTPase HflX, whose amino-acid sequence MKDVEVLIERGVLVGVNLQKDEHFDYSMEELENLAQALDVKVVGMVTQNLERVTPSHYVGTGKIEEIKAFFDETDANIIIFNDELSPSQIRNLERDLQCKVIDRTMLILDIFSRRAKSREAQLQVELAQLQYMLPRLVGLHASLSRQGGGTGGGFKNRGAGETKLELDRRKIEDQISKIKKELESVKEQRETQRKQRRKNAVPVVSIVGYTNAGKSTIMNQLLAKAGQDDTKQVFEKDMLFATLETSVRNIELEDNKSFLLTDTVGFVSKLPHHLVKAFRSTLEEARESDLLLHVVDVSNEEYRFMMEVTNETLKAIDVENIPTIYVYNKSDLADVEYPLVSGDNIWLSAKEDVGLEELLQQIKQQIFANYVTCQMLIPYNQGGIVSYLNEQATVLETEYEEEGTLLTLELKEADYQKYEIYVVK is encoded by the coding sequence TTGAAAGATGTTGAAGTATTAATTGAACGCGGTGTATTAGTTGGCGTCAATTTACAAAAGGATGAGCATTTTGATTACTCAATGGAAGAGTTGGAAAATTTAGCACAAGCTTTAGATGTAAAAGTTGTCGGCATGGTGACGCAAAATCTAGAACGTGTGACACCTTCACATTATGTAGGTACAGGGAAAATTGAAGAAATTAAGGCGTTCTTTGATGAAACAGATGCCAACATTATTATTTTTAATGATGAACTCTCACCGTCACAAATCCGTAATTTAGAGCGTGATTTACAATGTAAAGTAATTGACCGTACAATGCTGATTTTAGATATTTTCAGCCGCCGTGCAAAATCACGTGAAGCGCAATTACAAGTAGAGCTCGCTCAATTACAGTATATGCTTCCGCGTCTAGTTGGGCTCCATGCTTCACTATCCCGTCAAGGGGGAGGAACAGGCGGCGGCTTTAAAAACCGTGGTGCAGGGGAAACAAAACTTGAACTTGACCGTCGTAAAATTGAAGATCAGATTTCGAAAATCAAGAAAGAACTTGAATCCGTTAAAGAACAGCGTGAAACACAGCGCAAGCAACGCCGTAAAAATGCAGTACCTGTCGTATCAATTGTAGGTTATACAAATGCAGGAAAGTCCACGATTATGAACCAGTTACTTGCGAAGGCGGGGCAAGATGATACAAAGCAAGTGTTTGAAAAGGATATGTTGTTCGCGACACTTGAAACTTCAGTCCGTAATATTGAACTGGAAGATAATAAATCCTTTTTACTGACTGATACGGTTGGTTTTGTTAGCAAACTGCCACATCACTTAGTAAAAGCATTCCGATCGACATTGGAAGAAGCACGAGAATCCGACCTGCTGCTGCATGTTGTAGATGTATCAAATGAAGAATACCGTTTTATGATGGAAGTAACGAATGAAACATTAAAAGCGATTGATGTTGAAAATATTCCTACTATATATGTATACAATAAATCCGACTTGGCTGATGTGGAATATCCATTAGTTAGCGGGGACAATATTTGGCTTTCTGCGAAGGAAGATGTAGGACTGGAAGAGTTGCTTCAACAAATCAAACAACAAATTTTTGCTAATTATGTTACATGTCAAATGCTTATTCCATATAATCAGGGTGGAATTGTTTCCTATTTAAATGAGCAGGCAACTGTTTTAGAAACGGAATATGAAGAAGAGGGTACATTATTAACGCTTGAACTTAAAGAGGCGGATTATCAGAAGTATGAAATTTATGTGGTAAAGTAA
- a CDS encoding class I SAM-dependent methyltransferase yields MEFEQMKVRLHALISNKTLLQATISQPRQKSSDLKRVKLKPVEIRGEYMIQLEYQYERILKHENITVEDLAAKLDALFEQFRQVHAEFQEQTVQVQLSKKNKVLWKSDQNATTKQVNLSHNRKKQYLLDDSRIHPFLVRLGVQSEDGKIKKQKYDKFKQINRFVEFIDDSLAHLPKDKTIQILDFGSGKSYLTFALYHYLKIEKGLDIHVTGLDLKKEVIEECNRIAADLQYEDLQFLVGDINDFNEETSVDMVVTLHACDVATDMALARAVKWGAKVILSVPCCQHELNRQLQAPALSIMTQHGLVKERFAALATDSIRAELLSLVGYDTQLLEFIDMENTPKNILIRAYFTGKKPTSEQRLKYDEFVRFLNAKPFLENELQNLL; encoded by the coding sequence ATGGAATTCGAACAAATGAAAGTGCGGCTTCATGCACTCATTTCTAATAAAACACTACTTCAAGCAACTATTAGCCAGCCACGTCAAAAATCCAGTGACTTAAAACGGGTCAAACTCAAGCCCGTAGAAATTCGCGGAGAATATATGATCCAACTGGAATATCAATATGAGCGCATTTTAAAGCATGAAAATATAACAGTTGAAGATTTAGCCGCGAAGCTCGATGCTCTTTTTGAACAGTTCCGGCAAGTACATGCTGAGTTTCAGGAGCAGACTGTACAAGTGCAACTCTCGAAGAAAAATAAAGTGCTTTGGAAATCTGATCAAAATGCGACAACTAAACAAGTGAACTTATCCCATAACCGAAAAAAACAATATCTATTGGATGATTCCCGTATTCACCCGTTTTTAGTCCGTTTAGGAGTGCAGTCAGAGGATGGGAAAATAAAGAAACAGAAATACGATAAGTTTAAACAAATCAATCGCTTTGTTGAGTTTATCGATGATTCTTTAGCCCATTTGCCGAAAGATAAAACTATTCAAATACTAGATTTCGGTTCTGGTAAGTCCTATTTAACATTCGCTTTGTATCATTACTTAAAAATTGAAAAGGGTCTTGATATACATGTCACAGGCCTTGACCTCAAAAAGGAAGTGATTGAGGAATGTAACCGGATTGCAGCAGATTTACAATATGAAGATCTACAGTTTTTAGTTGGGGATATTAATGACTTCAATGAAGAAACTTCTGTAGATATGGTCGTAACCCTTCATGCTTGTGATGTTGCGACAGATATGGCATTAGCCCGTGCTGTAAAATGGGGCGCAAAAGTTATTTTAAGTGTTCCTTGCTGTCAACATGAATTGAACCGTCAGCTGCAGGCACCTGCATTATCGATTATGACACAGCATGGCTTAGTGAAGGAGCGCTTTGCCGCATTGGCTACGGATTCAATTCGCGCTGAACTTTTATCACTTGTCGGCTATGATACACAGTTATTGGAATTTATCGATATGGAAAATACTCCAAAGAATATTTTAATACGTGCTTATTTCACCGGGAAGAAGCCAACAAGTGAGCAGCGATTAAAATATGACGAATTTGTACGCTTTTTGAATGCGAAGCCATTTTTGGAAAATGAGCTACAAAATTTACTATAA
- a CDS encoding GNAT family N-acetyltransferase, with amino-acid sequence MLESVTIKELTTIEQIEEARKLEHEIWAVGSIPVHQTIATIRNGGIVLGAYLNDEIIGFNYSCPGYMDENIYLYSHMIGVKRNYREQGVGELLKNYLKDIAIERGYRTCRWTFDPLEARSGFLNFSKLRSYSDTYIENCYGEMEDPFNRVLPTDRLCVEWQLVDNDYLRWDAKVEELLDEAKPVVNWEENMVGLPTLDPEQKFNKEEALIHDAYLLPIPTNFQKIKVESVALAEDWRYKTRNILQAMFDQNYKIIYLHKINDNISHYLLVKRSLFAL; translated from the coding sequence ATGTTAGAATCAGTGACGATTAAAGAATTAACGACAATTGAACAAATTGAAGAGGCACGAAAGCTAGAGCATGAAATTTGGGCTGTCGGCAGCATTCCAGTACATCAAACAATTGCGACGATTCGCAATGGCGGGATTGTACTCGGTGCATATTTAAATGATGAAATAATTGGTTTTAACTATAGTTGCCCTGGATATATGGATGAGAATATATACTTATATTCCCATATGATTGGTGTGAAGCGTAATTATCGTGAGCAAGGCGTTGGAGAATTGCTTAAAAATTACTTAAAGGATATCGCAATAGAGCGCGGTTACAGAACTTGCCGCTGGACGTTTGATCCACTTGAAGCGCGCAGCGGATTTTTGAACTTTTCAAAGTTGCGTAGTTATAGCGATACTTATATAGAAAATTGCTACGGTGAAATGGAAGACCCGTTCAATCGGGTATTGCCTACAGATCGTCTTTGTGTAGAGTGGCAACTTGTTGATAATGATTACTTGCGCTGGGATGCGAAAGTGGAAGAATTACTGGATGAAGCAAAGCCGGTAGTGAATTGGGAAGAGAATATGGTAGGCCTTCCGACATTGGATCCGGAGCAAAAGTTTAATAAAGAAGAGGCGCTTATTCATGATGCCTATCTGTTACCTATCCCTACGAATTTCCAGAAAATCAAAGTGGAAAGTGTTGCGTTGGCAGAAGATTGGCGCTATAAAACGAGAAATATTTTACAGGCAATGTTTGATCAAAATTATAAAATAATTTATTTACACAAAATAAATGATAATATTAGCCATTACTTACTTGTAAAGCGTTCATTATTTGCTCTTTAA
- a CDS encoding peptide MFS transporter → MYSKEEIVKSVPQTGFVGQPKGLFTLFFTEFWERFSYYGMRAILLFYMYYAVKDGGLGLDRTQANIIMSIYGSLIYMSGIIGGWIADRITGMRKAIFYGGILIMIGHILLALPLGVSALYLSMFFIIIGTGLLKPNVSSVVGDLYAENDARRDSGFSIFYMGINMGGFLAPLLVGLFQKNWGFHAGFSVAAVGMFIGLVVYLMSQKSLGLAGSVAPNPLSDKEKKTTTRNFTIGGLIIVILGFVAYQTGNASIENFSLLITFLGVMIPTLFIIYMYRSPKTNADEKSRLLAYIPLFICAVMFWAIAEQSSTVIATFIDTRTNLNLWGFEIPAAWFQSFNPLFIIVLAPMFALMWTKLADRGPSTPKKFALSLFFAGISFFVMIAAIVLTPEDTLVNPLWVVFSIFLLVLGELLLSPVGLSATTKLAPAAFAGQTMALWFLASAAAQAINAQLVRVYGIVSETTYFGVLGGLSVVLGVIILLISPIISKAMRGIK, encoded by the coding sequence ATGTATTCAAAAGAAGAAATTGTGAAGTCCGTTCCTCAAACTGGTTTTGTCGGTCAACCTAAAGGGTTGTTTACACTATTCTTTACAGAGTTTTGGGAACGTTTTTCATATTATGGTATGCGTGCCATTCTACTATTCTACATGTACTATGCAGTTAAAGATGGTGGATTAGGACTAGATCGTACGCAAGCTAACATCATCATGTCGATTTACGGTTCATTAATCTACATGTCAGGTATTATCGGCGGGTGGATCGCTGACCGTATTACTGGTATGCGTAAAGCGATATTCTATGGCGGAATATTAATTATGATTGGTCATATATTATTGGCCTTGCCGCTTGGTGTATCAGCATTATACTTATCGATGTTCTTTATCATCATTGGTACTGGTTTATTAAAGCCAAATGTTTCATCAGTAGTTGGTGACTTGTATGCAGAAAATGATGCACGTCGTGATTCAGGATTCTCTATTTTCTATATGGGTATCAACATGGGTGGTTTCCTGGCACCTTTATTAGTTGGTTTATTCCAAAAAAACTGGGGCTTCCATGCAGGATTCAGTGTCGCTGCGGTAGGTATGTTCATCGGTTTAGTTGTTTACTTAATGTCACAAAAGAGCCTTGGTTTAGCAGGTTCTGTAGCACCTAACCCACTATCAGATAAAGAGAAGAAAACGACAACACGTAACTTCACAATTGGTGGTTTAATTATTGTAATTTTAGGTTTTGTAGCTTACCAAACAGGTAACGCAAGCATTGAAAACTTCTCATTATTAATTACATTCTTAGGTGTAATGATTCCTACGTTATTTATTATTTATATGTATCGTAGTCCAAAAACAAATGCAGACGAAAAATCTCGTCTATTAGCATATATCCCATTATTCATTTGTGCGGTAATGTTCTGGGCAATTGCTGAACAATCTTCAACAGTCATTGCAACGTTCATTGATACTCGTACAAACTTAAATTTATGGGGCTTTGAAATTCCGGCTGCATGGTTCCAGTCATTTAACCCGTTATTCATCATCGTTTTAGCGCCAATGTTTGCGCTTATGTGGACGAAATTAGCGGATCGCGGACCATCAACTCCGAAGAAATTTGCTTTATCTTTATTCTTTGCAGGTATTTCATTCTTCGTAATGATCGCAGCAATCGTTTTAACTCCAGAAGATACGTTAGTAAACCCACTTTGGGTTGTATTCTCAATCTTCCTGTTAGTATTAGGTGAGCTATTGCTTTCACCAGTTGGTTTATCAGCTACAACGAAATTGGCACCAGCTGCATTCGCAGGCCAAACAATGGCGTTATGGTTCCTGGCATCAGCTGCTGCACAAGCAATTAATGCACAGTTAGTTCGAGTTTACGGAATCGTATCTGAAACAACTTACTTCGGTGTATTAGGTGGTTTATCGGTTGTATTAGGTGTTATTATCCTCCTGATTTCGCCAATCATCTCTAAAGCAATGCGCGGTATTAAATAA
- the menC gene encoding o-succinylbenzoate synthase: MKLVEVTIHELVMRMKTPFTTSLGTMQDKRFIVVEATDESGVVGWGEGVAFEEPSYTEETFKTSLHVLEDFLIPSLLGKELMHPDDVYERFRTIRRNNMAKASIEGAVWDIYAQLTNRSLATAVGGVQEKIEVGISIGLQPTDEQLVHTIQQFLDEGYKRIKVKIKPGKDIELIRTIRQAFPAIPLMADANSAYTLGDIDRLKELDAFNLMMIEQPLAHDDLIDHAILQKQIKTPICLDESITSLEDTRKAIQLGSCQVINIKIARVGGISEAKRIHDYCMEHHIPVWCGGMLEAGIGRAQNVALTSLANFIMPGDTAASERYWHEDIIQPEVTVTDGYITVPKTKGLGYNVNREAINKYSINKKTYRM, encoded by the coding sequence ATGAAATTAGTAGAAGTGACAATACATGAGCTAGTGATGCGAATGAAAACTCCGTTTACGACAAGCTTAGGGACTATGCAAGACAAGCGTTTTATAGTTGTGGAAGCGACGGATGAAAGTGGTGTAGTCGGCTGGGGTGAGGGGGTTGCATTTGAAGAGCCTTCCTACACAGAAGAAACATTTAAAACTTCACTTCATGTATTGGAGGATTTTTTGATCCCTTCATTACTCGGGAAAGAATTAATGCATCCGGATGATGTGTATGAGCGATTCCGTACGATCCGACGCAATAACATGGCGAAAGCGTCGATTGAAGGCGCGGTGTGGGATATTTATGCTCAATTGACGAACCGATCGTTGGCAACGGCTGTTGGCGGTGTCCAGGAAAAAATTGAAGTAGGAATCAGCATCGGTTTACAACCTACAGATGAACAGCTGGTCCATACAATTCAGCAGTTTTTGGATGAAGGTTATAAGCGTATTAAAGTAAAAATCAAACCGGGAAAAGATATTGAGCTGATCCGAACAATACGGCAAGCATTCCCGGCAATTCCTTTAATGGCAGATGCAAACTCTGCGTATACATTGGGTGACATTGATCGATTAAAAGAGCTGGATGCATTCAATTTAATGATGATCGAGCAGCCATTAGCGCATGACGACCTTATCGATCATGCCATATTGCAAAAGCAGATAAAAACACCGATTTGTTTGGATGAGAGTATTACTTCTTTAGAGGATACGAGAAAAGCGATTCAACTAGGAAGCTGTCAGGTGATAAATATTAAAATTGCGCGAGTTGGCGGTATTAGCGAGGCGAAGCGTATCCATGACTACTGTATGGAACACCATATTCCTGTGTGGTGCGGGGGAATGCTGGAAGCGGGTATTGGCCGTGCGCAAAATGTAGCACTGACAAGTCTTGCAAATTTTATAATGCCTGGGGATACGGCTGCTTCTGAACGCTATTGGCATGAAGATATTATTCAACCGGAAGTAACCGTTACAGATGGATACATTACCGTTCCAAAAACAAAGGGGCTTGGCTATAATGTAAACCGCGAAGCAATAAATAAGTACAGTATAAATAAAAAAACATATCGCATGTAA
- a CDS encoding iron chelate uptake ABC transporter family permease subunit, with protein MRKNSTKLIFLAIIALVCIALFAFYNIQGGFSYAFPKRLERIAAMIITGTAIAYATVTFQTVTHNRLLTPSMMGVDSMYEVVQTIIFFFAGSASIFVVSRYLNFGLSIVAMVIFALILYRFLFRADKHPIFLLLLAGMIIGTLLGSFVTFLQVIIDPVEYESLQSRLFASFMNVKTELLLIAVIILGASFIYGYRLLRDLDVMSLGRENAINLGVNYDRIVLKVLILSSVLIATSTALVGPITFLGLIVSNLAYQFFATYKHSVLIVGASLISIIALVGGQFLVLHVFQLSTTISVIINFVGGLYFIYLILRESRKAG; from the coding sequence ATGCGAAAAAATAGTACGAAGCTAATCTTCTTAGCAATTATCGCATTAGTGTGTATAGCGTTATTTGCTTTTTACAATATTCAAGGCGGATTCAGTTATGCCTTTCCAAAGCGATTAGAACGTATTGCGGCAATGATTATAACTGGTACGGCGATTGCTTATGCGACCGTTACATTCCAGACGGTTACACATAACCGTTTACTGACACCTTCAATGATGGGTGTCGATTCGATGTATGAAGTAGTGCAAACGATTATTTTCTTCTTTGCAGGCTCAGCATCAATCTTTGTAGTAAGTCGTTATTTAAACTTTGGTTTATCAATTGTGGCGATGGTAATTTTCGCCCTGATTTTATATCGATTCTTGTTCCGTGCAGATAAACATCCGATCTTCCTGCTTTTACTTGCCGGAATGATTATCGGGACATTGCTCGGCAGTTTTGTAACATTTTTACAAGTAATAATCGACCCGGTAGAATATGAAAGCTTACAGTCGCGTTTGTTTGCTAGTTTCATGAATGTGAAAACAGAGCTGCTACTCATTGCGGTCATTATATTAGGGGCTTCATTTATATACGGTTACCGATTATTGCGTGATTTGGATGTCATGTCACTAGGTCGAGAGAACGCAATAAACTTAGGTGTAAATTATGATAGAATAGTATTGAAAGTATTAATTTTATCTTCAGTTTTAATTGCAACATCTACTGCGCTAGTTGGTCCGATTACATTTTTAGGTTTAATCGTTTCAAACTTAGCCTATCAGTTTTTTGCTACGTACAAGCATTCCGTTTTAATAGTGGGTGCGAGTTTAATTAGTATTATTGCACTTGTCGGTGGGCAGTTCTTAGTACTGCATGTATTCCAGTTAAGTACAACGATCAGCGTTATTATTAACTTTGTCGGTGGACTTTACTTTATTTACCTAATACTGAGGGAAAGTAGGAAAGCAGGATGA
- a CDS encoding inorganic phosphate transporter yields MNTLLIITVLVVFFALAFDFINGFHDTANAIATSVSTRALPPRVAVVMAAFMNFLGAITFVGVAKAIASDIVDPFTLSTPDAPLIGTVVILAALLSAITWNLVTWYFGIPSSSSHTLIGSIAGAAIAASGVGVLNYSGFTKIIIALLASPIIAICAGYIMMTIMKFIFKNMNLYKTNKGFRIMQIFTAAIQSFTHGTNDAQKAMGIITMALIAANLQTTDDVQGWVRFACALAMGLGTSIGGYKIIKTVGGKIMKIRPVNGAAADLASASIIFGATLIHLPVSTTHVISSAIMGVGSAQNVKGVNWGMARKIVTTWIITMPISAVMAAIIYTVLNLFF; encoded by the coding sequence ATGAATACACTACTTATCATTACTGTCCTAGTAGTCTTTTTTGCACTTGCATTTGACTTCATTAATGGTTTTCATGACACGGCAAATGCGATAGCAACATCCGTTTCAACACGTGCGCTACCTCCTCGAGTAGCGGTAGTCATGGCAGCGTTTATGAATTTCTTGGGTGCCATTACATTCGTAGGTGTTGCAAAGGCGATTGCGTCAGATATTGTTGACCCTTTTACATTATCTACACCTGATGCACCATTAATCGGTACTGTTGTTATTTTGGCCGCTCTATTATCAGCGATCACTTGGAACTTAGTCACTTGGTATTTTGGAATTCCATCAAGTTCGTCTCATACATTGATCGGTTCGATTGCAGGTGCTGCCATTGCAGCATCTGGAGTCGGGGTTTTAAACTATAGCGGATTCACAAAAATCATCATTGCTTTATTAGCATCACCAATCATTGCGATTTGTGCTGGTTATATAATGATGACAATAATGAAATTCATTTTTAAGAATATGAACCTATATAAAACAAATAAAGGTTTCCGTATTATGCAAATTTTCACTGCTGCCATTCAATCATTTACCCACGGGACAAACGATGCTCAAAAGGCGATGGGTATTATTACGATGGCACTGATTGCAGCGAATTTGCAAACAACGGATGATGTACAGGGTTGGGTACGTTTTGCCTGTGCTTTAGCAATGGGTCTTGGTACATCAATCGGCGGTTATAAAATCATTAAAACAGTTGGCGGCAAAATTATGAAAATCCGTCCTGTAAATGGTGCTGCTGCAGACCTTGCTTCCGCATCCATCATTTTCGGTGCAACATTAATTCACTTGCCTGTATCAACAACACATGTTATTTCTTCTGCAATTATGGGTGTTGGTTCAGCTCAAAATGTAAAAGGCGTAAACTGGGGTATGGCTCGTAAAATTGTCACAACATGGATTATTACAATGCCTATTTCTGCTGTAATGGCAGCGATTATTTATACAGTATTAAATCTATTCTTTTAG